One genomic window of Caldivirga maquilingensis IC-167 includes the following:
- a CDS encoding sugar phosphate isomerase/epimerase family protein: protein MASLKIALQLYSLRDDMPKDPFGTVKAVAEAGFDGVEFAGFYGKSALEWREFLDKLSLEVAGAHIGVGGFIGDELNKTIEYNRLLWNRNLVIPGVPEEWRRGKAGWLRFAGMLNDWSRVLRAYGMRIGYHNHWLEFQPIEGELPFHLIFSNTDSSVMVQIDIGHAYRAGLSNSDIVELIKRYGGRVVSVHVKDYSKEKGYNLAVGEGELNWPEILSALRKYGGTEWLIIENEEYPYKPPIETVKVSIRNLRNILSTVS, encoded by the coding sequence ATGGCTAGTTTAAAGATTGCCCTACAACTCTACTCACTTAGGGATGACATGCCTAAGGACCCATTCGGCACCGTTAAGGCTGTTGCTGAGGCTGGCTTTGATGGTGTCGAGTTCGCGGGCTTCTACGGTAAGTCAGCCTTGGAGTGGAGGGAGTTCCTTGATAAGCTTAGCCTTGAGGTTGCTGGAGCCCACATTGGTGTAGGTGGTTTCATTGGTGATGAGTTGAATAAGACCATTGAGTACAATAGACTACTTTGGAATAGGAACCTAGTAATACCTGGTGTACCGGAGGAGTGGAGGAGGGGTAAGGCTGGCTGGTTAAGGTTCGCTGGTATGCTTAATGACTGGTCCAGGGTGTTGAGGGCCTACGGCATGAGGATTGGTTACCATAATCACTGGCTTGAATTCCAGCCCATTGAGGGTGAATTACCATTCCACTTAATCTTCAGTAACACTGACAGCAGTGTCATGGTTCAAATAGACATAGGTCACGCCTACAGGGCAGGCTTAAGTAATAGTGATATTGTTGAGTTAATTAAGAGGTATGGTGGAAGGGTAGTTTCAGTGCATGTTAAGGATTACTCAAAGGAGAAGGGGTATAATTTGGCTGTGGGTGAGGGTGAATTAAACTGGCCTGAAATACTGAGTGCCTTAAGGAAGTATGGGGGAACTGAATGGTTAATAATAGAGAATGAGGAGTACCCGTATAAGCCACCCATTGAGACGGTTAAGGTGAGTATAAGGAATCTAAGAAACATATTAAGCACAGTAAGTTAA